From Anaerohalosphaera lusitana, one genomic window encodes:
- a CDS encoding putative Ig domain-containing protein encodes MYSRISVAVLGLIAICLTGCGHKVMSRTSHPLSPKINAPYRVGIHPGTPFMHAVGTSGPEPMHYTADDLPEGLRIDPQTGIIRGVIEDAGTYTPTITAENKYGRATRQIEIVAGDTLALTPPMGWMTWNKFQGDISEQLIMEIADAMVETGLRDAGYEYIIIDDLWQGKRDEDGNIQPDPEKFPSGIKKLADYVHAKGLKLGIYSDAAEWTCAGAIGSLGYEQQDADTFAEWGIDYLKYDYCHAPKDVETAKKRYSKISDALDATDRSIVLGICEWGPRKPWLWGREVGGNLWRTTWDIRDTWDAGSYSAGCNGIVQTLDRHTDIADHAGPGGWNDPDMLIVGLYGKGKPSNACGASGCTDREYRSQMSLWCLLAAPLTISCDVRDMTPETRYILTNDEAIAIDQDPLGEPARRVHKDGPIEIWARPLADGSWAVGLLNKHDEEAKDITFDYAMVDLEGTAEVRDVWAHMDMGEFTDSYTDKVEPHETKLIIVKP; translated from the coding sequence ATGTACAGCAGAATCAGCGTAGCGGTACTGGGTTTAATTGCGATCTGTCTAACGGGCTGCGGTCATAAGGTCATGAGCAGAACTTCGCATCCCCTCTCGCCGAAGATCAACGCGCCTTACCGCGTCGGCATCCATCCGGGCACGCCCTTTATGCACGCGGTGGGAACCAGCGGCCCCGAACCAATGCACTACACCGCCGACGATCTGCCCGAGGGCCTGCGGATAGACCCGCAAACAGGCATCATCCGAGGCGTGATCGAAGATGCGGGAACCTACACCCCAACCATCACCGCCGAGAACAAGTACGGCCGAGCGACCCGACAGATCGAAATCGTCGCAGGCGACACCCTCGCCCTAACGCCCCCCATGGGCTGGATGACATGGAACAAGTTTCAGGGCGACATCTCCGAACAGCTCATCATGGAAATCGCCGACGCCATGGTCGAGACCGGCCTCCGCGACGCGGGCTACGAATACATCATCATCGACGACCTCTGGCAGGGCAAACGCGACGAAGACGGAAACATCCAGCCCGACCCCGAAAAGTTTCCGTCCGGCATAAAGAAGCTCGCCGACTACGTCCACGCTAAGGGCCTAAAGCTCGGCATCTATTCCGACGCTGCTGAGTGGACCTGCGCAGGCGCGATCGGCTCGCTCGGCTACGAACAGCAGGACGCCGACACCTTCGCCGAATGGGGCATCGACTACCTCAAGTATGACTACTGCCACGCACCCAAGGACGTCGAAACCGCAAAGAAACGCTACTCGAAGATCTCCGACGCACTCGACGCCACCGACCGCTCGATCGTCCTCGGCATCTGCGAATGGGGCCCGCGCAAGCCCTGGCTCTGGGGCCGTGAAGTCGGCGGCAACCTCTGGCGAACAACCTGGGACATCCGCGATACATGGGACGCAGGCAGCTACTCCGCGGGCTGCAACGGCATCGTCCAGACACTCGACCGCCACACAGACATCGCAGACCACGCGGGCCCGGGCGGATGGAACGACCCCGACATGCTCATCGTGGGCCTCTACGGCAAGGGCAAACCCTCCAACGCATGCGGCGCAAGCGGCTGTACCGACCGCGAATACCGCTCGCAGATGAGCCTGTGGTGCCTGCTTGCCGCACCGCTGACCATCTCTTGCGACGTCCGCGACATGACGCCCGAAACACGCTACATCCTAACCAACGACGAAGCCATCGCCATCGACCAGGACCCGCTCGGCGAACCCGCCCGCCGCGTTCACAAGGACGGGCCCATCGAGATATGGGCACGACCACTCGCAGACGGCTCATGGGCAGTGGGCCTGCTCAACAAGCATGACGAAGAAGCAAAAGACATAACGTTCGACTACGCAATGGTCGACCTGGAAGGCACTGCCGAAGTGCGCGACGTCTGGGCACACATGGACATGGGCGAATTCACAGATTCGTACACAGACAAAGTAGAACCCCACGAAACCAAACTCATCATAGTAAAACCATAA
- the tsaA gene encoding tRNA (N6-threonylcarbamoyladenosine(37)-N6)-methyltransferase TrmO: MNTQKIQIQPIGIIHSPFKQLQNMPIQPKGAPDTTGTIEIFEQYAPGLTDLAGFSHIYLLYHFHHARETRLRVTPFMDTVTRGVYSTRAPVRPNHIGLSVVELLEVQQNILTIKGVDILDGTPLIDIKPYIEKFDHPQNTRSGWMNQDQKTINQKRSDNRFV; encoded by the coding sequence ATGAATACGCAAAAGATACAAATTCAACCCATCGGCATAATACACAGCCCATTCAAACAGCTCCAGAACATGCCCATACAGCCCAAAGGCGCGCCCGACACCACGGGCACCATCGAGATCTTCGAGCAATACGCCCCCGGCTTGACCGACCTGGCAGGCTTCAGCCACATCTATCTGCTCTACCACTTCCACCACGCCCGCGAAACAAGGCTCCGCGTCACCCCGTTCATGGACACCGTCACACGAGGCGTATACTCCACCCGCGCACCCGTCCGTCCGAACCACATCGGCCTTTCTGTAGTCGAACTCCTCGAAGTCCAGCAAAACATCCTCACCATCAAAGGCGTCGACATCCTCGACGGCACACCGCTGATCGACATAAAACCATACATCGAAAAATTCGACCACCCCCAAAACACCCGCTCCGGCTGGATGAACCAGGACCAGAAAACAATAAATCAGAAACGCTCCGATAACCGATTCGTCTAG
- a CDS encoding SoxR reducing system RseC family protein produces MLKQLFRNLKRLTQHETQVDPSRFNDPVAMHTKWTPAKGGGTNMCTHRLTTIGPNRVEIKSTIGVKIFAAIFLIIGLAVGIGVGIAGDGEERLFALILGGIFALTGAALLYYYSRPIVFDKTVGWFYKGKKAGPDLLRSSAEPPKDAARLSDIHALQIISEYCTSRGKNHTTHYYSYELNIVQKDGRRINVVDHGKLDKLTDDANALAAFLGVPLWNAEQQDEYGLAGIV; encoded by the coding sequence ATGCTAAAACAACTTTTCCGGAACCTTAAAAGACTCACCCAACACGAAACTCAGGTCGACCCATCCCGCTTCAACGACCCCGTCGCAATGCATACCAAGTGGACGCCGGCTAAAGGCGGCGGAACGAACATGTGCACCCATCGACTCACGACGATCGGCCCTAACCGTGTCGAGATCAAGTCCACAATCGGCGTAAAAATTTTCGCAGCCATATTTCTCATCATCGGCCTAGCAGTCGGTATCGGTGTCGGCATAGCCGGCGACGGCGAGGAACGATTGTTCGCTTTGATATTAGGCGGCATATTCGCTCTAACCGGAGCCGCACTGCTCTACTACTACTCCCGCCCCATAGTCTTCGACAAGACCGTCGGCTGGTTCTACAAAGGCAAAAAAGCCGGCCCCGACCTCCTACGCTCTTCCGCCGAACCACCCAAAGACGCCGCCCGCCTCTCCGACATCCACGCACTGCAGATCATTTCCGAATACTGCACCAGCCGCGGCAAAAACCACACCACGCACTACTACAGCTACGAACTCAACATCGTCCAAAAGGACGGCCGACGCATCAACGTCGTCGACCACGGCAAGCTCGACAAACTCACCGACGACGCCAACGCCCTCGCCGCATTTCTCGGCGTCCCCCTCTGGAACGCCGAACAGCAAGACGAATACGGCCTCGCAGGCATCGTGTAA
- a CDS encoding alpha-L-fucosidase has protein sequence MRQFAKLSAFLIILLTATATADEPSLDIRSMIQPVPEHAKLQHDDWYTWGGSVLQGEDDKFHMFYCRWPKSYPFSEGWLQDAEICYAVAGSPAGPFKHVRTILQGRKHDGKPFAWDARSVYNPTVKHFDGKYYLYYTGCVDPETDAKRADRSRLVTHQQIGVVIADSLADLAAGKYERSEKSILSPRTRLGYGLAEDDEFGDPANINPANIVVVNPSVDRRPDGKYIMIFKGWKNTKGFSPVHGVAISDTSTGPFEVQDTKVFAVNKNGRLAMAEDPFIWYHKSHQRFYGIVKDFHGGITGSGKSLALFESDNGIDWRPSEHLLASDLTIEWTNGTTEKAYRLERPQLLLDSTGRPTALYAACQLKPAHSFNIHIPLAKSDSDKTAQPATDMIHEAKQLQDLRFGMFICWSFSTFSGYEWTPGVEDINFFNPTGFDPDQWCEVAKSAGMNYILFLTKHHDGFCLWDTKTTDRKVSNTIALQGVDVLAEVKKACDKHGLKLALYFSEGDWSWSGRKDIHTSAARPETKKAQLRELLTNYGPIEYIWFDHAVGTGGLSHAETSRFVKSLQPRCFVGYNHGKQDGADIRLGERGKPAPLHEATAESIGSSARAEYMKGHTGFLLAEFTYPILEGQGRQNLRGAQWFYSLPENDNYAASPEKIYRDWLGAEKFGNIFSLDVGPDRSGKLREIDVRTLRKVGQYIRGEIELPPEPLDITAASASSEWNDEHSAEKATDANPQTRWGAAPDSRSAWLALELPNPATVSRVVIDEGNWNRIRKFAIEARKDNQWTEIATGTRIGPEKEITFHPVKTDKLRLRIDSATEVPTILEFSIY, from the coding sequence ATGCGTCAATTTGCAAAACTTTCTGCCTTTCTTATCATTCTACTCACCGCCACCGCAACCGCTGACGAGCCCTCCCTCGACATCCGATCAATGATCCAGCCCGTACCCGAACACGCAAAGCTCCAGCACGATGACTGGTACACCTGGGGCGGCTCAGTCCTGCAGGGCGAAGACGATAAGTTCCACATGTTCTACTGCCGCTGGCCCAAATCGTACCCCTTCAGCGAAGGCTGGCTCCAGGACGCCGAGATCTGCTACGCCGTCGCAGGCTCTCCCGCAGGCCCCTTCAAACACGTCCGCACAATCCTCCAAGGCAGAAAACACGACGGCAAACCCTTCGCCTGGGACGCCCGCTCGGTCTACAACCCAACCGTCAAACACTTCGACGGCAAATACTATCTCTACTACACCGGCTGCGTCGACCCCGAAACAGACGCAAAACGCGCCGACCGTTCCCGCCTCGTCACGCATCAGCAGATAGGCGTCGTCATCGCCGACAGCCTCGCCGACCTCGCAGCAGGCAAATACGAGCGAAGCGAAAAATCCATCCTCAGCCCCCGGACCCGCCTCGGTTACGGCCTGGCCGAAGACGACGAGTTCGGCGATCCTGCCAACATCAATCCCGCCAACATCGTCGTCGTAAACCCCTCCGTCGACCGCCGCCCCGACGGCAAATACATCATGATCTTCAAGGGCTGGAAGAACACCAAAGGTTTCTCCCCCGTCCACGGCGTCGCCATTTCCGACACCTCCACCGGACCGTTCGAAGTACAGGACACCAAAGTCTTCGCCGTCAACAAAAACGGCCGACTCGCAATGGCCGAGGACCCCTTCATCTGGTACCACAAATCCCACCAGCGTTTCTACGGCATCGTAAAAGACTTCCACGGCGGCATCACCGGCTCAGGCAAATCCCTTGCCCTCTTCGAATCAGACAACGGCATAGACTGGCGCCCCAGCGAACACCTGCTCGCCTCCGACCTCACCATCGAATGGACCAACGGCACAACCGAAAAGGCATACCGCCTCGAACGTCCCCAACTCCTGCTCGACTCCACCGGCCGCCCAACCGCTCTCTACGCCGCCTGCCAACTGAAACCCGCCCACAGCTTCAACATCCACATCCCACTAGCAAAATCCGACAGCGATAAAACCGCACAGCCCGCCACTGACATGATCCATGAAGCTAAACAGCTCCAGGACCTGCGCTTCGGAATGTTCATCTGCTGGTCATTCTCCACCTTCAGCGGCTACGAATGGACACCCGGCGTCGAGGACATAAACTTCTTCAACCCCACCGGCTTCGACCCCGACCAGTGGTGCGAAGTCGCCAAATCCGCCGGCATGAATTATATCCTCTTCCTCACCAAGCACCACGACGGCTTCTGCCTCTGGGACACCAAAACCACCGACCGCAAAGTATCCAACACCATCGCCCTCCAGGGCGTCGACGTACTCGCCGAAGTCAAAAAGGCCTGCGACAAGCACGGCCTCAAACTCGCCCTCTATTTCAGCGAAGGCGATTGGAGCTGGTCCGGACGCAAAGACATCCACACCTCCGCCGCAAGACCCGAAACCAAAAAGGCCCAGCTCCGCGAACTGCTCACCAACTATGGCCCCATCGAATACATCTGGTTCGACCACGCCGTAGGCACAGGCGGCCTCAGCCACGCCGAAACCTCCCGCTTCGTCAAATCGCTCCAGCCCCGCTGCTTCGTCGGCTACAACCACGGCAAACAGGACGGCGCTGACATCCGTCTCGGCGAACGCGGCAAACCCGCACCGCTCCACGAAGCAACCGCCGAATCAATCGGCTCCTCAGCCCGCGCCGAATACATGAAGGGCCACACCGGCTTCCTCCTCGCAGAGTTCACCTACCCCATCCTCGAAGGCCAGGGCAGACAGAATCTCCGCGGCGCACAATGGTTCTACTCCCTACCCGAAAACGACAACTACGCAGCCTCGCCCGAAAAAATATACCGCGACTGGCTCGGCGCCGAAAAGTTCGGCAATATCTTCTCACTCGACGTCGGCCCGGACCGCTCCGGCAAGCTCCGCGAAATAGACGTCCGCACGCTCCGCAAGGTCGGCCAATACATCCGAGGCGAGATCGAACTGCCCCCCGAACCGCTAGATATAACCGCTGCTTCGGCCTCAAGCGAATGGAATGACGAACACTCCGCCGAAAAAGCAACCGACGCAAACCCCCAAACCCGCTGGGGCGCGGCCCCCGACTCCCGCTCAGCCTGGCTCGCCCTCGAACTACCCAACCCCGCAACAGTCTCCCGAGTCGTCATCGACGAAGGCAACTGGAACCGCATACGCAAGTTCGCCATAGAAGCACGCAAAGACAACCAATGGACCGAAATCGCAACAGGCACCCGCATCGGCCCGGAAAAAGAAATAACCTTCCACCCCGTAAAAACCGACAAACTCCGCCTCCGCATCGACAGCGCGACCGAAGTACCAACCATACTCGAATTCAGCATCTATTAG
- a CDS encoding fumarate hydratase has translation MRRIEYAKIVETVARLAIESAYELPGDVLGAIEEARAAETDERARRILDQLIENARLASEERIPLCQDTGLAVVFVEQGEDVCVEPPKSSREAGASVAGGTHRPAALITAAINEGIADGYGRGLLRKSVVAEPLRERANTKTNTPAVIHHSVVPGDELSIYVMSKGGGCENKSQVRLFNPTDSAETVKGWIVDVVREAGANACPPFVVGVGIGGNFEQACLIAKKSLLRGMGEANADEFYAQMEADLLAAVNELGIGPQGLGGRTTALAVKIETAPCHIASLPVAVNIECHSHRHKHAVL, from the coding sequence ATGCGAAGAATCGAGTATGCGAAGATAGTTGAGACTGTTGCGCGGCTTGCGATCGAATCTGCTTACGAGCTGCCTGGGGATGTGCTGGGGGCGATCGAGGAGGCACGGGCGGCGGAGACGGATGAGCGTGCGCGGCGGATACTGGATCAGTTGATTGAGAATGCGCGGCTGGCGAGTGAAGAGCGGATACCGCTTTGTCAGGACACGGGGCTGGCGGTGGTGTTCGTGGAGCAGGGTGAGGATGTGTGCGTCGAGCCGCCGAAGTCGTCGCGTGAGGCTGGGGCGAGTGTGGCCGGCGGGACGCATCGGCCAGCGGCTCTGATAACGGCTGCGATAAACGAGGGGATCGCGGATGGGTATGGGCGCGGGCTGCTGCGAAAGTCGGTAGTGGCGGAGCCTTTGCGGGAGCGGGCGAATACGAAGACGAATACGCCGGCGGTGATCCATCATAGCGTGGTGCCGGGTGATGAGCTGAGTATTTACGTGATGAGCAAGGGGGGCGGGTGTGAGAATAAGAGCCAGGTGCGACTGTTCAATCCGACGGACAGTGCGGAGACGGTGAAGGGGTGGATCGTGGATGTGGTGCGCGAGGCGGGAGCGAATGCGTGTCCGCCGTTCGTGGTGGGAGTGGGGATCGGTGGAAATTTCGAGCAGGCGTGTCTGATCGCGAAGAAGTCGCTGCTGCGCGGGATGGGGGAGGCGAACGCGGATGAGTTTTATGCGCAGATGGAGGCTGATCTGCTGGCGGCGGTGAACGAGCTGGGGATCGGGCCGCAAGGGCTCGGGGGGCGGACGACGGCACTGGCGGTGAAGATCGAGACCGCGCCGTGCCATATCGCGTCGCTGCCGGTTGCGGTAAACATCGAGTGCCATTCGCATCGGCACAAGCATGCGGTGCTGTGA